DNA from Spirochaetota bacterium:
TCCCGGAACGCTCTATAAACATAAATGCTATCGTCTCTGTCGGATAGATGACCGCGCCCGCGTCGCGCAGGGCGCTTATGGCCATCTTCCATTCGTGCTTCCGCCGCGAACACGCCGCGTCGGAGGCGACAACCACACGGAACCCCTTCGCGAGCAGGCTCAGCGCCGTGGTCAACACGCAGATATGAGTCTCGATGCCGCACAGAATGACCGATTTTCTGCCAAGCGAATTGATTCGCTCCTCGATCGCGCCGTCCAGCATGCAGTTAAAACAGGTCTTGTCGAAAGCGTTGATCCCGGCGAGATGATTTCTGATGTCCGGTATCGTCGGTCCGAGGCCCCTGGCGTACTGTTCGGTGACCACAACCGGCATTGAAAACGCTCCCGCCGTTTCGATCAGGATCCCGATATTCCGCACGACGTTCTTGCGGATGTCGTATTCCATCGAATTGAAAAGACGCTCCTGTATATCGATGACCATAAGACAGGTCTTTTCCTTTTCAAGGATAAAATTTTCGGGCGGCATGGCACCTCCTTCGATTCAATTTAACAAATCGCTGCCGACCTTGTCGAGGATGCGGTCGGTGTCCTTTTTCGTCTTAATGTTTTTCATAATGGACTGTTTCTGGCCGCCCGAGATGTTCTCCCTCGGGCCCTTGTGGAGCACCTTCACCTCATGGAGGGCGTCGCGGCACAGTATGCACTCCTCCTCCGGTTCGGTCCCCGGAATAAAAACTTCACCCACGCTGTTACGGCAGTTCGAGGACAGCGTGAGGCCTGAAATCGCGCAAACCTGCTTTTCCGAAAGGGCCGCGTATTGCGGGAAACTGTATCCCTCCTCGTTCCCGAGCGCGTCGCGCATGTAATCGCCCCAGGCCGGCGCGACCACGGCCCCCCCGGCCTGTCCTATCCCGAGAGAAAGCCCCAGCTTGTCGTACCCAATCCATATACAGGTGGTCAGCTGGGGGGAAAAACCGCAGAACCATGCGTCCTTCCAGTTGTTCGTGGTACCCGTCTTGCCGCCGGCCATCCGACCGATCGACGCGGCGGATCCCGTACCCGATGAAATTACCGACTGCAGAAGACTTATCATTATCTGCGCCGTTGCGGGCTGCAGCACCTGGATCGAGCCGTCCGCCTCGCGCTTCCTTATCAATGCCGCGATCTCTTCCTCATTGTTCTCGAGGACCAGGCCGTTGCGGTCCTTCACGCTTCTGACGCTGAAGGGGATGACGTCCCTGCCGCCGTTTGCGATAATCGCGTAGGCGCGCGCGAGCTCGAAGGGCGAAACCTCGAACGACCCGAGCGCAATGGAAAAATTCCGCGGCACCCGCCGTTTCGTATCCGCCGGGCTTAGCTTCAGAAGCCTGCCATAAAATCGCATTACGTATTCGATCCCGAGCGCGTCGGCGATGCGGATGCTGATTACGTTAATCGAGAGGGACAGCGCCTTGCGGAGGCGCAGCAGGCCGTAATATTCGCCCTCATAGTTTTCAGGCACCCAGTCCCCGCCCTCGGTATCGAGGTAGACCAGCGGCGAGTCGAGCACGGCGGTGGCGGGCGAAAACTTTTTCGACTCCATGGCGGCGGCGTACAGAAGGGGCTTGACCGCCGATCCCGGCTGACGCATCGACTGCATGGCGCGATTGAGCTGGTTGCCGCTGGTAAACTCACTCCCGCCCATCATCGCCTCGATATAACCTGTCCGATGGTCGATCGAGATGAGACAACCCTCCACTTTCTGATAATCCTTGTCGTCGGCGTACCCCACGCGATAGTGCTCAATGGTCTCCCCCAGGGCATCGCCGCCGGTGAGATAATTTATGATCTCCAGCTCGTCTATCACCCTTTCCTTGAGCGCATCGTTGACTTTTTTCACCTCGTGCGATCCGGTCCGCCTGAAGGGATTGCAGTTAAACAGGAGCGAAAACACGTCGACCAGCGGACCATACTGTTCCGTAATCCGGTCCTCCTGCCTGAATGCGAGGCTCCCCGAAACCACCGTCTGTCGCTTGAGGGCCGGCGGCAGCACCCGCTGGGCCGCCAGCTGCTTGGCGAGGTCCATGGTGGTGTACACCAGGAGGCCCTCCTCGTATACCTTTTCCTCTCCGTACTTTTTTACCAGCATACGGCGAACGTACTCGGTAAACCACGGGGCCTTGTCGATCCTCGATGACCAAGTGTTCATGGTGGGGGGGCGCTCGTTTATATGATAGAGATAATCAGGCCAGAAATCGAGGTATGCCTTCTCAGCCTGCGGAATGGTTACATATCCCGCCTCCACCATCTTGGCCAGCACAATCTTGTGCCGTTCGAGGGCGCGCTCCGGAAAGCGTATCGGCGAGAGATTGTTGGGCGATGACGGCAGCGTGGCCAGAAGCGCGCACTCGGCCAGGTTGAGCTCCCATACGTTTTTGTTAAAGTAAAACTGCGATGCCGACTGTACACCGTAGGCCCCGTGCCCCAGGAATATCTGGTTTAGGTACAACGTCAGTATTTCGTCCTTGGTATAGAATATCTCCATCATGATGGAGATAAAAGCCTCTTTGACCTTGCG
Protein-coding regions in this window:
- a CDS encoding isochorismatase family protein → MPPENFILEKEKTCLMVIDIQERLFNSMEYDIRKNVVRNIGILIETAGAFSMPVVVTEQYARGLGPTIPDIRNHLAGINAFDKTCFNCMLDGAIEERINSLGRKSVILCGIETHICVLTTALSLLAKGFRVVVASDAACSRRKHEWKMAISALRDAGAVIYPTETIAFMFIERSGTDEFKRLSPLFK
- a CDS encoding PBP1A family penicillin-binding protein; the protein is MRSPLSGRGGASRLPGIAQWALNTLGGFSARFRNPRALIAGIAAGVLCAFIIILVVDFFRVRSLASFEPKVPTKIFDKNGVLVAELFRQKREVVPLAKIPKNLAHAFVAIEDNEFYEHFGINPKGIARAFFINVFSGRIRQGGSTITQQLSKILLTSGERSIFRKVKEAFISIMMEIFYTKDEILTLYLNQIFLGHGAYGVQSASQFYFNKNVWELNLAECALLATLPSSPNNLSPIRFPERALERHKIVLAKMVEAGYVTIPQAEKAYLDFWPDYLYHINERPPTMNTWSSRIDKAPWFTEYVRRMLVKKYGEEKVYEEGLLVYTTMDLAKQLAAQRVLPPALKRQTVVSGSLAFRQEDRITEQYGPLVDVFSLLFNCNPFRRTGSHEVKKVNDALKERVIDELEIINYLTGGDALGETIEHYRVGYADDKDYQKVEGCLISIDHRTGYIEAMMGGSEFTSGNQLNRAMQSMRQPGSAVKPLLYAAAMESKKFSPATAVLDSPLVYLDTEGGDWVPENYEGEYYGLLRLRKALSLSINVISIRIADALGIEYVMRFYGRLLKLSPADTKRRVPRNFSIALGSFEVSPFELARAYAIIANGGRDVIPFSVRSVKDRNGLVLENNEEEIAALIRKREADGSIQVLQPATAQIMISLLQSVISSGTGSAASIGRMAGGKTGTTNNWKDAWFCGFSPQLTTCIWIGYDKLGLSLGIGQAGGAVVAPAWGDYMRDALGNEEGYSFPQYAALSEKQVCAISGLTLSSNCRNSVGEVFIPGTEPEEECILCRDALHEVKVLHKGPRENISGGQKQSIMKNIKTKKDTDRILDKVGSDLLN